In Kryptolebias marmoratus isolate JLee-2015 linkage group LG22, ASM164957v2, whole genome shotgun sequence, a single window of DNA contains:
- the dusp13a gene encoding dual specificity protein phosphatase 13 isoform X2 has translation MSLRDPPYEPPSVSELQDFLLANRRPTGHVNQVWPNLYIGNEAAARDKGALHSLGITHIVNAAHGPPSPGPGPCFYVNTGPRFYRDMTVDYYGVEADDAINFILSPFFYPTARYIRAALAMGGRVFVHCLMGVSRSATLVLAFLMIAEGLRLQEAAAAVRQHRDICPNPGFLHQLRSLDMSLERERRRKRQAQALGHLTKQGGTPSLTELREILWTNRKPVAPVNQVWPNLYIGDESVARNKVTLSSLGVTHVLNAAAGRHRINTGQQFYSDIQVVYHGVEAADHPEFNLQPFFSCAAQFIDSALKNNGQWDNVTARVGCRL, from the exons ATGTCTCTTAGGGATCCTCCATATGAACCTCCATCCGTCTCAGAGCTGCAGGACTTCCTGCTGGCAAACAGACGGCCGACCGGACATGTCAATCAAGTCTGGCCAAACCTTTACATAGGCAACGA GGCGGCAGCTCGTGACAAGGGCGCCCTCCACAGCCTGGGCATTACTCACATTGTTAACGCTGCCCATGGACCCCCCAGTCCTGGGCCTGGACCCTGTTTCTATGTCAACACCGGCCCTCGCTTTTATAGAGACATGACCGTGGATTATTATGGGGTGGAGGCTGATGATGCGATCAATTTCATCCTCAGCCCTTTCTTCTACCCGACAGCACGTTACATCAGAGCTGCACTGGCCATGGGAG GACGGGTGTTTGTTCACTGCCTGATGGGTGTGAGCCGCTCTGCAACCCTAGTGCTGGCCTTTCTGATGATCGCCGAGGgcctgaggctgcaggaggCAGCGGCTGCTGTCAGACAGCACCGAGACATCTGTCCCAACCCCGGCTTCCTGCACCAGCTTCGCAGCCTCGACATGAGCCTTgagagggagaggagaagaaagagacAGGCCCAGGCACT AGGGCATTTAACCAAGCAGGGGGGAACACCATCTCTGACAGAGCTGAGGGAAATTCTCTGGACTAACAGGAAGCCTGTGGCACCTGTCAATCAAGTCTGGCCCAACCTCTACATTGGAGATGA GTCTGTCGCCCGAAACAAAGTCACTCTCTCATCTCTGGGAGTAACTCACGTACTGAACGCTGCAGCCGGTCGACACCGGATCAACACAGGTCAGCAGTTCTACTCTGACATCCAAGTGGTGTACCACGGTGTCGAAGCTGCAGACCATCCCGAGTTCAACCTTCAGCCTTTCTTCAGCTGTGCTGCACAGTTCATAGACAGCGCTCTGAAGAATAATGGTCAGTGGGACAATGTGACAGCACGAGTTGGATGTAGATTATAA
- the LOC108233963 gene encoding dual specificity protein phosphatase 13-like, translated as MSDSNQQQNLVLIKELELILDSCKLELTPVDEVWTNLYIGNVAVAQNRKTLHKLGITHVLNAAHSKQGSIGDQSFYGNSCVYFGIPAEDSDHFDLSQHFKSAADFIHKGLKSTDGKVLVHCIMGVSRSATLVLAYLMMRKHLSLKDALRHVVQKRAIFPNRNFLSQLLKMDEQLTQKRRLCPLL; from the exons ATGTCAGACAGCAACCAGCAACAGAACCTGGTGCTCATTAAGGAGCTGGAGCTCATCTTGGATTCCTGCAAACTGGAGCTTACCCCAGTGGATGAAGTCTGGACCAATTTGTACATAGGGAATGT GGCTGTAGCACAGAACAGAAAGACATTACATAAGCTCGGGATCACTCATGTCCTGAACGCAGCACACTCCAAGCAGGGCAGCATCGGTGACCAGAGCTTCTATGGAAACTCGTGTGTTTACTTTGGCATCCCAGCAGAAGATTCAGACCACTTTGACCTCAGCCAGCACTTCAAATCTGCTGCAGACTTCATACATAAGGGCCTAAAGAGCACAGATg GAAAGGTGTTGGTGCACTGCATCATGGGTGTGAGTCGATCGGCCACCTTGGTCCTGGCCTACCTCATGATGAGGAAGCATCTCTCTCTGAAAGATGCTCTGAGACATGTTGTCCAAAAACGAGCCATTTTTCCTAACCGGAACTTCCTGTCCCAGCTCCTCAAAATGGACGAACAGCTGACACAAAAAAGGAGGTTGTGTCCTCTTCtctaa
- the dusp13a gene encoding dual specificity protein phosphatase 13 isoform X1 translates to MSLRDPPYEPPSVSELQDFLLANRRPTGHVNQVWPNLYIGNEAAARDKGALHSLGITHIVNAAHGPPSPGPGPCFYVNTGPRFYRDMTVDYYGVEADDAINFILSPFFYPTARYIRAALAMGGRVFVHCLMGVSRSATLVLAFLMIAEGLRLQEAAAAVRQHRDICPNPGFLHQLRSLDMSLERERRRKRQAQALGHLTKQGGTPSLTELREILWTNRKPVAPVNQVWPNLYIGDESVARNKVTLSSLGVTHVLNAAAGRHRINTGQQFYSDIQVVYHGVEAADHPEFNLQPFFSCAAQFIDSALKNNGKVLVHCAMGVSRSGALVLAYLMLCQGLLLVEAIIAVRLNRDIGPNSGFLEQLRQLEQSLHLQSKQIPETISISP, encoded by the exons ATGTCTCTTAGGGATCCTCCATATGAACCTCCATCCGTCTCAGAGCTGCAGGACTTCCTGCTGGCAAACAGACGGCCGACCGGACATGTCAATCAAGTCTGGCCAAACCTTTACATAGGCAACGA GGCGGCAGCTCGTGACAAGGGCGCCCTCCACAGCCTGGGCATTACTCACATTGTTAACGCTGCCCATGGACCCCCCAGTCCTGGGCCTGGACCCTGTTTCTATGTCAACACCGGCCCTCGCTTTTATAGAGACATGACCGTGGATTATTATGGGGTGGAGGCTGATGATGCGATCAATTTCATCCTCAGCCCTTTCTTCTACCCGACAGCACGTTACATCAGAGCTGCACTGGCCATGGGAG GACGGGTGTTTGTTCACTGCCTGATGGGTGTGAGCCGCTCTGCAACCCTAGTGCTGGCCTTTCTGATGATCGCCGAGGgcctgaggctgcaggaggCAGCGGCTGCTGTCAGACAGCACCGAGACATCTGTCCCAACCCCGGCTTCCTGCACCAGCTTCGCAGCCTCGACATGAGCCTTgagagggagaggagaagaaagagacAGGCCCAGGCACT AGGGCATTTAACCAAGCAGGGGGGAACACCATCTCTGACAGAGCTGAGGGAAATTCTCTGGACTAACAGGAAGCCTGTGGCACCTGTCAATCAAGTCTGGCCCAACCTCTACATTGGAGATGA GTCTGTCGCCCGAAACAAAGTCACTCTCTCATCTCTGGGAGTAACTCACGTACTGAACGCTGCAGCCGGTCGACACCGGATCAACACAGGTCAGCAGTTCTACTCTGACATCCAAGTGGTGTACCACGGTGTCGAAGCTGCAGACCATCCCGAGTTCAACCTTCAGCCTTTCTTCAGCTGTGCTGCACAGTTCATAGACAGCGCTCTGAAGAATAATG GGAAAGTGTTGGTTCACTGTGCCATGGGGGTCAGCCGCTCTGGAGCATTGGTTTTGGCCTACCTGATGCTCTGCCAGGGCCTGCTGTTAGTGGAGGCCATCATTGCTGTGCGTCTGAACCGAGACATTGGACCGAACTCTGGATTTCTGGAGCAGCtcagacagctggagcagagcCTCCATCTGCAGAGCAAACAGATCCCTGAGACCATCAGCATATCCCCGTAA
- the LOC108233962 gene encoding dual specificity protein phosphatase 13-like isoform X1, with protein sequence MADRESRSDAVTGATHVTREDKDSEEEEDSPCLTGETPSLQELEEVLHSAPRSCHHADEVWPSLILGDMCVFHPTFKFTNIILSGLCVIWVFVRFMSHDKFGLWQLGVTHVLNASHGKLCCKGSDDFYGTTVKYYGVPANDLPTFDLSPFFYPAAEFIHLALTSGGKVFVHCAVGVSRSAALVLAYLMIHHRLSLLSSIRFVQQKRWIFPNRGFLRQLIELDQKLIEQRTK encoded by the exons ATGGCAGACAGAGAGTCCCGCTCTGATGCTGTAACAGGGGCGACACATGTTACACGAGAGGACAAGgactcagaagaagaagaagactccCCATGTCTGACAGGTGAGACCCCATctctgcaggagctggaggaggttctgcacTCAGCTCCACGCTCGTGCCACCACGCAGACGAGGTGTGGCCCAGCCTTATTCTGGGAGACATGTGCGTATTTCACCCCACATTCAAGTTCACGAACATCATCCTGTCAGGGCTTTGTGTAATTTGGGTTTTTGTCAGGTTTATGTCTCATGACAAGTTTGGACTCTGGCAGCTGGGCGTCACTCACGTGCTGAATGCCTCTCATGGTAAACTCTGCTGTAAAGGCAGTGATGATTTCTATGGAACCACAGTGAAATATTACGGAGTCCCCGCCAACGACCTGCCAACATTTGACCTCTCACCTTTTTTCTACCCGGCTGCAGAATTCATTCACCTGGCTTTGACATCAGGAG GGAAGGTTTTTGTGCACTGTGCAGTAGGGGTGAGCCGTTCAGCTGCTTTGGTTCTAGCCTACCTGATGATACATCATCGGCTCAGTCTTCTGTCTTCCATACGTTTTGTGCAACAGAAGCGCTGGATTTTCCCTAATAGAGGATTTCTACGACAGCTTATAGAGCTGGACCAAAAACTGATTGAACAAAGGactaaatga
- the LOC108233975 gene encoding sphingomyelin synthase-related protein 1, which translates to MVESDDSVSTWSCNQVAQWLQEEGFGEYVELLCTQHRLDGLSLLALTEADLRGPPLSLTVLGDIKRLTVVLRRLQRQNQPQLEELGLWPPDPPPAGFSLCAAKSAWSCGAADRRRLNRGDHLCNGTELRLRSSDGSGSVPLCHTHSNRRCQPPLAGRLDPEVWKTVISSVYVFLVCGFTSFVMVIVHERVPDMRTYPPLPDIFLDSVPRIPWAFAIAEACGLILCYMFLLILLLHKHRSILFRRLCSLMGTVFLLRCCTMFVTSLSVPGQHLKCASKTYGDSWGKFQRALAIWSGFGMTLTGVQTCGDYMFSGHTVVITMLNFFVTEYTPRNWNLIHTISWVLNLFGIFFILAAHEHYSIDVFIAFYITTRLFLYYHTLANTRAYQHSRRARIWFPMFSFFECNVNGPVPNQYHWPFNKPAFMKTLIG; encoded by the exons ATGGTGGAGTCAGACGACAGCGTGAGTACCTGGAGCTGTAATCAGGTGGCCCAGTGGCTCCAGGAGGAGGGTTTTGGGGAATATGTGGAGTTGCTGTGCACACAGCATCGCCTCGACGGCCTCAGCCTGCTGGCTCTGACTGAGGCCGACCTGCGGGGTCCTCCGCTGAGCCTCACCGTGCTGGGAGACATCAAGAGGCTGACCGTGGTCCTCCGACGGCTCCAAAGACAAAACCAGccccagctggaggagctgggtCTCTGGCCTCCTGACCCTCCTCCTGCTGGATTCTCGCTGTGTGCTGCCAAGTCTGCGTGGAGCTGCGGTGCAGCTGACAGGAGGAGACTGAACAGAGGCGATCACTTGTGTAATGGGACCGAGCTGCGGCTGAGGAGCAGCGATGGATCTGGATCTGTGCCGCTGTGCCACACACACTCCAATAGGAGGTGTCAGCCGCCACTGGCTGGTAGATTGGACCCAGAGGTCTGGAAGACCGTCATCAGTTCCGTATATGTGTTTCTAGTGTGTGGATTCACCTCGTTTGTCATGGTCATCGTACACGAGCGTGTCCCAGACATGAGGACGTACCCACCCCTTCCTGATATATTCCTGGACAG CGTACCCAGAATCCCTTGGGCTTTTGCGATAGCAGAGGCGTGTGGCCTTATTTTGTGTTATATGTTTTTGCTGATCCTGCTCCTTCACAAACACAG GTCAATTCTCTTCAGACGCCTGTGTTCTTTGATGGGGACGGTGTTTTTGCTTCGGTGCTGCACCATGTTCGTCACCTCGCTCTCCGTGCCTGGGCAGCACCTGAAATGTGCCAGTAAG ACTTACGGGGATAGCTGGGGAAAATTCCAGAGAGCGCTGGCGATATGGAGCGGCTTCGGCATGACTCTGACGGGAGTCCAGACCTGTGGAGACTACATGTTCAGCGGACACACAGTTGTCATCACAATGCTCAACTTCTTTGTGACTGAAT ACACGCCTCGAAACTGGAATCTGATCCACACCATCTCCTGGGTGTTAAACCTGTTCGGGATCTTCTTCATCCTGGCGGCCCACGAGCACTACTCCATCGACGTCTTCATCGCCTTCTACATCACCACTCGCCTCTTTCTGTACTACCACACCTTAGCCAACACCCGTGCCTACCAGCACAGCCGCAGGGCGCGCATCTGGTTCCCCATGTTCTCCTTCTTTGAGTGCAATGTGAACGGACCCGTCCCCAACCAGTACCACTGGCCCTTTAACAAACCCGCCTTCATGAAAACTCTGATAGGATGA
- the LOC108234047 gene encoding dual specificity phosphatase DUPD1, with product MTSCALKSRSRNPYAAVQVDPDSDYITPGTLDLEQLFWTGSTAQYTHVNQVWPRIYIGDEKTALERPGLRDLGISHILNAAEGKWNNVLSGANYYSGMNIQYYGVEADDKPTFNISQYFSPAAEFIHEALSHPQNKVLVHCVMGRSRSATLVLAYLMTKQNLTVVDAIEHVRQHRCILPNHGFLKQLRALDIALQENKLRLKREIQERHHKTAL from the exons ATGACCTCCTGTGCTTTAAAGTCCAGAAGCAGAAACCCATACGCAGCGGTTCAGGTGGATCCAGACAGTGATTACATCACACCAGGAACGTTGGACCTGGAGCAGCTCTTCTGGACCGGCTCCACAGCTCAATATACACACGTCAACCAGGTGTGGCCACGAATCTACATCGGCGACGA gaaaactgctCTGGAGCGGCCTGGTCTGAGGGATCTGGGGATTTCTCACATCCTAAATGCGGCAGAGGGAAAGTGGAATAATGTGCTTTCTGGTGCCAATTACTACAGTGGCATGAACATTCAGTACTACGGTGTAGAAGCTGACGACAAACCCACCTTTAACATCTCACAGTACTTCTCCCCTGCAGCAGAATTCATTCACGAGGCCCTCAGCCACCCACAGA ACAAGGTGTTGGTGCACTGTGTGATGGGTCGGAGCAGGTCGGCGACTTTGGTGTTGGCGTACctgatgacaaaacaaaatttaactgTAGTGGATGCCATTGAGCATGTGAGGCAGCACCGCTGTATCCTGCCTAATCACGGCTTCCTAAAGCAACTCAGAGCGCTGGACATTGCTCTGCAAGAGAACAAGCTGAGACTAAAAAGAGAAATACAAGAACGGCATCATAAAACGGCATTATAA
- the adka gene encoding adenosine kinase isoform X2, with translation MMSAASRNSLFGMGNPLLDILAVVDKDFLDKYSLKPNDQILAEDKHKALFEELVKKFKVEYHAGGATQNSVKIAQWMIQEPHNVGTFFGCIGRDKFGAILKQKAEEAHVEAHYFEQDEEPTGTCAACITGDNRSLVANLAAANCYKKEKHLDLEENWKLVEKAKVYYIAGFFLTVSLESILKVAKHASENNKLFCMNLSAPFICQFFKDNLMQVMPYIDVLFGNETEASAFAKEQDFEIKDIKEIAKKAQALPKVNKKRQRIVVFTQGKDETVLAQSDKIETFPVLKIDPKDIVDTNGAGDAFVGGFLSGLVQEKPLDECVRAAHYSANVIIRRAGCTFPEKPDFK, from the exons ATGATGTCTGCTGCCAG ccgTAATTCGCTCTTCGGGATGGGAAACCCCTTATTGGACATCTTAGCTGTAGTGGATAAAGACTTCTTGGACAA GTACTCTCTGAAGCCCAACGATCAGATCCTGGCTGAGGACAAGCACAAAGCGCT gttTGAGGAACTTGTAAAGAAGTTCAAAGTTGAGTATCACGCTGGAGGCGCCACACAGAACTCTGTTAAGATAGCTCAG TGGATGATCCAAGAGCCTCATAATGTGGGAACGTTCTTCGGCTGCATTGGCAGAGATAAGTTTGGAGCGATCCTGAAGCAGAAGGCCGAGGAGGCCCACGTGGAGGCGCACTACTTCGAACAAGATGAAGAACCCACAGGAACATGTGCTGCTTGCATCACTGGAGACAACAG GTCTCTGGTAGCAAATCTAGCTGCTGCTAACTGTTATAAGAAGGAAAAGCATTTAGACCTGGAGGAAAATTGGAAGTTGGTGGAAAAAGCTAAAGTCTACTACATCGCT GGTTTCTTCCTGACTGTCTCTTTGGAGTCCATCCTGAAAGTGGCAAAGCACGCTTCGGAAAACAACAAGCTATTTTGCATGAACCTCTCCGCTCCCTTCATCTGCCAGTTCTTCAAGGACAACCTGATGCAGGTCATGCCCTACATCGATGTCCTCTTCGGCAATGAAACG GAGGCTTCTGCCTTTGCTAAAGAGCAGGACTTTGAG ATTAAGGACATTAAGGAGATTGCGAAAAAAGCCCAAGCTTTACCCAAAGtcaacaaaaagagacaaaggaTTGTAGTGTTTACCCAAGGAAAGGATGAAACTGTCCTGGCCCAAA GTGACAAGATCGAGACTTTCCCTGTACTGAAGATTGACCCGAAGGACATTGTTGACACTAACGGGGCCGGGGACGCCTTCGTCGGAG GCTTCCTGTCTGGGCTCGTCCAGGAGAAACCTCTGGATGAATGCGTGAGGGCGGCGCACTACTCCGCCAACGTCATCATCAGACGAGCAGGTTGCACCTTCCCGGAGAAACCCGACTTCAAGTGA
- the LOC108233962 gene encoding dual specificity protein phosphatase 13-like isoform X2, producing MADRESRSDAVTGATHVTREDKDSEEEEDSPCLTGETPSLQELEEVLHSAPRSCHHADEVWPSLILGDMFMSHDKFGLWQLGVTHVLNASHGKLCCKGSDDFYGTTVKYYGVPANDLPTFDLSPFFYPAAEFIHLALTSGGKVFVHCAVGVSRSAALVLAYLMIHHRLSLLSSIRFVQQKRWIFPNRGFLRQLIELDQKLIEQRTK from the exons ATGGCAGACAGAGAGTCCCGCTCTGATGCTGTAACAGGGGCGACACATGTTACACGAGAGGACAAGgactcagaagaagaagaagactccCCATGTCTGACAGGTGAGACCCCATctctgcaggagctggaggaggttctgcacTCAGCTCCACGCTCGTGCCACCACGCAGACGAGGTGTGGCCCAGCCTTATTCTGGGAGACAT GTTTATGTCTCATGACAAGTTTGGACTCTGGCAGCTGGGCGTCACTCACGTGCTGAATGCCTCTCATGGTAAACTCTGCTGTAAAGGCAGTGATGATTTCTATGGAACCACAGTGAAATATTACGGAGTCCCCGCCAACGACCTGCCAACATTTGACCTCTCACCTTTTTTCTACCCGGCTGCAGAATTCATTCACCTGGCTTTGACATCAGGAG GGAAGGTTTTTGTGCACTGTGCAGTAGGGGTGAGCCGTTCAGCTGCTTTGGTTCTAGCCTACCTGATGATACATCATCGGCTCAGTCTTCTGTCTTCCATACGTTTTGTGCAACAGAAGCGCTGGATTTTCCCTAATAGAGGATTTCTACGACAGCTTATAGAGCTGGACCAAAAACTGATTGAACAAAGGactaaatga
- the adka gene encoding adenosine kinase isoform X1, whose translation MASGEPKAKKLKLSEDEKTEPPTRKAPPAKLSRNSLFGMGNPLLDILAVVDKDFLDKYSLKPNDQILAEDKHKALFEELVKKFKVEYHAGGATQNSVKIAQWMIQEPHNVGTFFGCIGRDKFGAILKQKAEEAHVEAHYFEQDEEPTGTCAACITGDNRSLVANLAAANCYKKEKHLDLEENWKLVEKAKVYYIAGFFLTVSLESILKVAKHASENNKLFCMNLSAPFICQFFKDNLMQVMPYIDVLFGNETEASAFAKEQDFEIKDIKEIAKKAQALPKVNKKRQRIVVFTQGKDETVLAQSDKIETFPVLKIDPKDIVDTNGAGDAFVGGFLSGLVQEKPLDECVRAAHYSANVIIRRAGCTFPEKPDFK comes from the exons ATGGCTTCTGGAGAACCAAAAGCGAAGAAACTCAAACTTTCAGAAGATGAGAAGACAGAGCCTCCGACCAGGAAGGCTCCTCCTGCAAAACTAAG ccgTAATTCGCTCTTCGGGATGGGAAACCCCTTATTGGACATCTTAGCTGTAGTGGATAAAGACTTCTTGGACAA GTACTCTCTGAAGCCCAACGATCAGATCCTGGCTGAGGACAAGCACAAAGCGCT gttTGAGGAACTTGTAAAGAAGTTCAAAGTTGAGTATCACGCTGGAGGCGCCACACAGAACTCTGTTAAGATAGCTCAG TGGATGATCCAAGAGCCTCATAATGTGGGAACGTTCTTCGGCTGCATTGGCAGAGATAAGTTTGGAGCGATCCTGAAGCAGAAGGCCGAGGAGGCCCACGTGGAGGCGCACTACTTCGAACAAGATGAAGAACCCACAGGAACATGTGCTGCTTGCATCACTGGAGACAACAG GTCTCTGGTAGCAAATCTAGCTGCTGCTAACTGTTATAAGAAGGAAAAGCATTTAGACCTGGAGGAAAATTGGAAGTTGGTGGAAAAAGCTAAAGTCTACTACATCGCT GGTTTCTTCCTGACTGTCTCTTTGGAGTCCATCCTGAAAGTGGCAAAGCACGCTTCGGAAAACAACAAGCTATTTTGCATGAACCTCTCCGCTCCCTTCATCTGCCAGTTCTTCAAGGACAACCTGATGCAGGTCATGCCCTACATCGATGTCCTCTTCGGCAATGAAACG GAGGCTTCTGCCTTTGCTAAAGAGCAGGACTTTGAG ATTAAGGACATTAAGGAGATTGCGAAAAAAGCCCAAGCTTTACCCAAAGtcaacaaaaagagacaaaggaTTGTAGTGTTTACCCAAGGAAAGGATGAAACTGTCCTGGCCCAAA GTGACAAGATCGAGACTTTCCCTGTACTGAAGATTGACCCGAAGGACATTGTTGACACTAACGGGGCCGGGGACGCCTTCGTCGGAG GCTTCCTGTCTGGGCTCGTCCAGGAGAAACCTCTGGATGAATGCGTGAGGGCGGCGCACTACTCCGCCAACGTCATCATCAGACGAGCAGGTTGCACCTTCCCGGAGAAACCCGACTTCAAGTGA